Part of the Syntrophorhabdaceae bacterium genome is shown below.
CGGTGGAGAACAGGTTCGAGCTGGTCCACCTGTCTGCGAGACGGGCGAAACAACTGCTGAAGGGCGCCACGCCACTGGCAAAATCTTCAAACAAAGAAATAGTGACTGCCTTAAGGGAGATTGCCGACCACGCGGTCTACTTCGAGAAGAAAGAGTCTCTCGAGACGAAAGAAATACCTTATCAGCTTTCCAACTTTACCCCTTGAGCAACTGTATACCATGCGGTCCCCTTCGGCGAGAACGAAAACGGCGTCGATCGGCCCCAGTCGCGGGGTAAAAAGTTTTCTCTTGTAATGCTTCACGTTATAGAGGATAATATGGTGATTAATATTAACGCTATTCTCGTAAACCTGATCAGAGAACTACCCATCACTGGTCGTTTTATAGAAGAGTCAATTTAAGGAGTGTTCCCGCTGTCCGAATCCAAGAACCTGTTGCCGCCCCTTATAATAAAGGGGAAACGTATTAACTTACCTATCATTCAAGGAGGGATGGGGGTCGGTGTATCCCTGCACCCTCTCGCGTCAGCCGTAGCACGTGAAGGCGGAGTGGGCATCGTCTCCAGTGCAGCCCTCGACCGGATCGTCTCAAAAAGAACCGGTAAGAAACTATCCGTTTATGACGCCGTCATGGAAGAGATGTCCCTTGCCCAGGCCGAAGGAGGCGTGACGGGCATCAATATCATGGTAGCCCTCGGAAGAGACTATAAAGACACCGTAATCGCGGCGATCGATGCCAAGGCGGATGTAATCATATCGGGCGGTGGATTGCCCATGAACCTGCCCGCCATCAAAGAGCCGAACGGCACCGCCCTTATTCCCATCGTCTCCTCGCCCAGGGCCCTGGAGTTGATTATCCGGAAATGGGAAAAGGCGTCGTACAGGCCTGATGCAGTGGTCCTGGAAGGACCTCTTGCGGGCGGCCACCTGGGTTTCAAATTCGAGCAGATAGACCTGGAATCGAACAAGCTCGAGAACCTGCTGCCCCCTGTAAAGGAAATTGCCTTAAAACATGGTGATTTTCCCGTGATCGTGGCAGGAGGCATATTCACCCATGCAGACATCGTGAGATTCCTCCGTCTGGGCGCGGACGGGGTACAGATGGGGACCAAATTTCTCACCACCGAGGAGTCGAGCGCGACCGACGAGTATAAACAGGCGGTCATCGATTCGGAAGAGGGGGATATCCTGGTGGCAAACCAGCCCGGGTCGCCATGCGGACTGCCCTTCAGGGTCCTCAAGGCTTCACCCATGTTCGTATCCTCCCTCGCACGAAGCAGAAAACCGAAATGCGATAAGGGATACGTGCTTTTCAAGGACGCACAGGGCGTCTACAACCAATGTACCGCAAAAGAGGACAATGAGCTCTCCTTCTGCATCTGCAACGGCCTTCTTTCATCCGGCGGATACAATACGGATACCGAGGAGCCTCTCTACACCGCCGGCGCGATCGCGTGGAGGGTAAAGAAGAGGACGACCGCGAGGGCCGTCATGAGGGAGCTTGCCGGCTTCCCCGAAGAGGAAGAGAAGACCTAGGCCTCTTTTTTCTTTCTGCCCACCCTTTCGCTCAACCTTTGTGTCGCCACGTAAAATACCGGGACAAAGGGGATCGCCAATACCGTAGATGCAATCATACCCCCAAAGACTACAGTGCCTATCGCCTGCTGCCCCGCGGCTCCTGCACCGCTTGCGAACAGGAGAGGCACAACCCCCAGGATAAATGCAATGGAGGTCATCACAATAGGACGGAACCTCCGGCTCGTCGCTTCTATGGCGGCTTCCGCTGCCGACATGCCCTCTTTATGCAGGTCCCGTGCAAATTCCACGATCAGAATAGCATTCTTGCTGGCAAGGGCGATCATGAGCACGAGCCCGATCTGGGTATAGAGATTGTTGTCAAACCCACGGACCATGAGCGCTATCAGGACGCCCACGAGGGCCATGGGCACGACGAGGATCACCGCAGCGGGCGAAGTCCAGCTTTCGTAGAGTGCGGCAAGCACCATAAACACGAGAGTGACCGACAAGGCATAGATGAAGTACGCCTGGTTTCCCACCCTCTTCTCCTGGTAACTGGTGGCGGTCCAATCGAATCCGATGCCCCGGGCCACGGTCTCGGAGAGCCTGCGCTCCATGAGGCCGAGGGCCTCGCCGGAGCTGACGCCGGGCGCCGCATTTCCGAATATGGGAGCCGCGGGATAGAGGTTATATCGGGTGATGAGCTCGGGTCCTGTGGTAAACTTTACATCGAGGAGGCTTCCGAGAGGGACCATATCGCCCTGGCTGTTTCTCGTGTAGAGACCCTTGATGTCCTCGGACCTGATGCGATGCACGTCGCTCGCCTGAATATAGACCTGGTATACCTGATTAAATTTATTGAAAAGGTTGGCAAAAGATGAGCCGAGGTAGCCCCGCAGGGTTTCAAAGACATTGGTCAGGGGGACCTGAAGGGACCGTGTCTTTACGCGGTCTATGTCGAGAAAAAGTTGAGGACTCCTGGTATTGAAGGTGGAGGCGATACCCTGCAGGCTCGCCTCGGAGTTCGCCCTTTGGACCACGGCGTCCACCGCCTTCTGCAGCTCTTCGAGTCCCAGGTTTTTTCTGTCCTCCAGCATCATCTGGAAACCTCCCGATTGTCCGAGCCCGCGGATCGGAGGAGGGACGACCACAAACACGTCCGCCTCCTGAATTTTCGAGAGGTCACGGTTAAGGCCCGCGATCAGCTTCTCCTGACTGAGCGCCCGGCCCCGCTTGGACCAGTCGTCATAAATAATGAAGGTGCTGTTGATGGTTGAGACATTGGCCGCATCCAGAAAAGAGTACCCTCCAATTGTAACCCAGCTTTTTATGCCGGGCGTATTCCCAAGTACTTTGCCTATCTTTTCCGCGACCTCACGGGATCTCGGCTGAGACGCGCCGTCAGGGAGGCGGGCGAAGAGGATGGCGTACCCCTGGTCTTCGGACGGTAAAAAACCCGTGGGCCGCGAGACGAACTGCCATCCTGCGATCGCAATGATAATGAAGAAGACGATGACCATGATATTGCTCCTCATTACCATCCACCGGACGAGACTCATATACGGTTGCTTCGCTTTGTCATAGATCCTGTTAAACCCCCGGTAAAACCTGTTCGGCTCCTTCGTCCGGGGTTTGAGCCACAGGGCGCACTGGGTCGGTTTCAAGGTGAGGGCATTCATTGCGCTGATTATCGAAGTGGCGGCGATCACCAGGGCAAATTGGCGGAAGATGAGACCCGTAATGCCGGGCAGAAATGCCGCGGGCAGGAAGACCGCGGTAAGGGCCGCGGTGATGCCCATGACCGGCCCCGTCAGTTCGCTCATCGCCTTTATCGCAGCCTCCTTGGGCGTCAATCCTTTGTCGATATAATAGGCGCTGTTCTCGACGATTACGATGGCATCGTCGACCACGATGCCTATGGAGAGGACCAGGGCAAAAAGGGTCATGAGGTTGATGGTGAAACCGAGGGCGACCATGGCCCCGAAGGCCCCAATGATCGTGACGGGAACCGTGGTGGCGGGAACGAGGAGGGCGCGGAAGCTCTGGAGAAAGACCATGATGACCAGGAGCACGAGAACGGCTGCGATGAACAGGGTTTCATAAACCTTGGAGATGGACTCCCGCACGAATGTGGTGGTGTCGTAGCGGATCGTGTACTTGAGGCCCTCCGGGAATTCCTTGCTCATTTCCGCCACCGCCTTGTATACCTGGTCGGCCACTGCAATGGAATTCGCATCGGGCAGGGCAAATACGACTACCTGGGCGGAGCGCAGCGGCCCTATGTTCGCAAAATTCGAGAAAGACTGCTGGCTGAGGTCAATACGGGATACGTCCTTGAGCCTCACTACGCGAGCCGCCTGATCGGCGTCGCTTTTCAGCACGATATTCTCGAATTGAGTCACATCGGAAAGGCGTCCCAAGCTGTTGATCGTGAACTGGTGGGCCTGACCCTGGGGTACGGGAGGCGCGCCGAGCTGTCCCGTCACGACCTGCACGTTCTGATCCCTGATCACTGCCAGCACGTCAGTGGTGGTAAGGCCGAACTCTTTAAGCCTGTTCGGGTCAAGCCATACGCGCATACTGTAGGGACCCGCGCCGAAGACCCGCGCCTGGCCCACTCCGGGTAGCCGGGCGAGGGGATATTGCATATTGATGATCCCGTAATTCGAGAGAAAGGCTTCGTCAAAACGGTTATCATCTGAATAGAGGCTTACCACAAGGAGAATATTGGTCGAAACTTTCCTCACCGTGACCCCCTGGGTAGTAGCGTCGCCGGGAAGCTGCGCCAGGGCCCCGTTCACCTGGTTCTGAACCAGGGCAAGGGATTTATCGAGATCGGTGCCCACGTCGAATGTAATGGTCAGGGCATAAGAGCCGTCGCTCCCGCTGGTGGAAGACATGTAAATGGATCGCTCGACGCCGTTTACCGCCTGTTCTATGGGTACGCCTATCGTATCGGCCACCACCGAGGCAGCAGCCCCGGGATATCGGGAGATTACCTGGATGGTGGGAGGCACGATGGGGGGATACTGTTCCACGGCCAGGTAATAATAGCTCACCAGACCCACGATCACCGTCACCGCGGCGAGGACATTCGCAAGAATCGGACGCTCGATAAAGAAAGTGGAGATCATGAAGAAGCCTTTTGCCCGGAATCCGTCTGCTCGGGGGTCACATGCCTTCCGGGGATCGCCTTTTGAGTGCCTCTCACCACCACCCATTCTTTCCCGGAGAGGCCCTGTTCCACCACCCGCATTGTGCCCACGGCAGGACCTCTTTTGACTGCCACGCGATTCACCACGTTCCGGGCCCCCACCACAAGCACAAAGGCGCCCTGCTGGTCATTCCCCATTGCTTCTTCGGGCACGAGCAAGGCGTCGATCTCCCTGACCGGTATTTTGAGACGGCCATAGAGACCGGGTAGTATTTGCGCGCTCTTGTTTCCGAAAACGGCCCGCAGCAATAAGGTCCCGCTCGTAGGCGTAAGGCTGATCGACGCAAAGTCAAGCCTCCCCTCGTGGGGATAGCCCGTCTCCTCCGGAAGGCCCAGGTATACGGGCCACGTTCTTGAGCGGGTCTGCCCCGGAGACCAGCGGGCCTCCCTCATAAGCTTCGCAAGGTTCCCATCGCTAATGGTAAAGTAGGCATACATGGGGTCTGTCTGATTAAGGGCGGCAAGCACGGTATTTTCTCCGGCGCCTACAAGGTTGCCCGGGTCTTTGAGCCTCCTGTCGACGCGCCCGTCAAAGGGGGCCCTCACCTCCGTGTATGCGAGATCGAGCCTCGCCAGGTCCCGTTTTGCCTCGGCTGCGATAAGATTTGCCCTGGCCAGGTCCCGTTGGTAACGCCAGTTGTCCACGTCCTGCTGGGAAGCGCCTTTTTCCAAAAACAATGCGGAATAGCGGAGAAACTGGCTCTCCCCGTATTCAAGCTGGGCCCTGTACTGGAGGATCGCGGCCTCTGCCTGTTCCAGGTTCGCCCGGTACGTATTCTGCTGGATAAGGAAGAGGAGCTGATTCTTCTTCACCGGTTGCCCGTCCTGGAAGAATACCTTCTCCAGATATCCGGCCACCCGCGCCTGAAGTTGTACGGTCATCACCGCCTGGGTGGTGCCCGTAAGCTCCAGATAATCGGTGACCCGCCTCTTTTCGGGGAGGGCCACGCTCACGCTGGGCGGGGGAGGCGGCGGTGGCGCCTTCTTCCGACACCCGGGGAGGGAAGGTATGAAAAGAATAGATGCAATAATCCAGATGAGGGTCAATCTTGCGTGGGACCAGGGGGACTTTGGGTATGTCATGGTCATATATCCGCTCTCTCTCTTTTCCAGCCGGTTGTCTTTTTACCAGTCAGGTGCGCGGATGAGGCGCCGCTTCTCTTCCCCCGTCCCGGGAATATGGGCCGGGGGGTCGAGGAGATTACCCCAGTTCGTACGCTGCGCCATAGCCCTCTTTATTTCGTCCGGGACAAGGTCC
Proteins encoded:
- the rpoZ gene encoding DNA-directed RNA polymerase subunit omega, which translates into the protein MARITVEDCMETVENRFELVHLSARRAKQLLKGATPLAKSSNKEIVTALREIADHAVYFEKKESLETKEIPYQLSNFTP
- a CDS encoding nitronate monooxygenase, translated to MFPLSESKNLLPPLIIKGKRINLPIIQGGMGVGVSLHPLASAVAREGGVGIVSSAALDRIVSKRTGKKLSVYDAVMEEMSLAQAEGGVTGINIMVALGRDYKDTVIAAIDAKADVIISGGGLPMNLPAIKEPNGTALIPIVSSPRALELIIRKWEKASYRPDAVVLEGPLAGGHLGFKFEQIDLESNKLENLLPPVKEIALKHGDFPVIVAGGIFTHADIVRFLRLGADGVQMGTKFLTTEESSATDEYKQAVIDSEEGDILVANQPGSPCGLPFRVLKASPMFVSSLARSRKPKCDKGYVLFKDAQGVYNQCTAKEDNELSFCICNGLLSSGGYNTDTEEPLYTAGAIAWRVKKRTTARAVMRELAGFPEEEEKT
- a CDS encoding efflux RND transporter permease subunit, with product MISTFFIERPILANVLAAVTVIVGLVSYYYLAVEQYPPIVPPTIQVISRYPGAAASVVADTIGVPIEQAVNGVERSIYMSSTSGSDGSYALTITFDVGTDLDKSLALVQNQVNGALAQLPGDATTQGVTVRKVSTNILLVVSLYSDDNRFDEAFLSNYGIINMQYPLARLPGVGQARVFGAGPYSMRVWLDPNRLKEFGLTTTDVLAVIRDQNVQVVTGQLGAPPVPQGQAHQFTINSLGRLSDVTQFENIVLKSDADQAARVVRLKDVSRIDLSQQSFSNFANIGPLRSAQVVVFALPDANSIAVADQVYKAVAEMSKEFPEGLKYTIRYDTTTFVRESISKVYETLFIAAVLVLLVIMVFLQSFRALLVPATTVPVTIIGAFGAMVALGFTINLMTLFALVLSIGIVVDDAIVIVENSAYYIDKGLTPKEAAIKAMSELTGPVMGITAALTAVFLPAAFLPGITGLIFRQFALVIAATSIISAMNALTLKPTQCALWLKPRTKEPNRFYRGFNRIYDKAKQPYMSLVRWMVMRSNIMVIVFFIIIAIAGWQFVSRPTGFLPSEDQGYAILFARLPDGASQPRSREVAEKIGKVLGNTPGIKSWVTIGGYSFLDAANVSTINSTFIIYDDWSKRGRALSQEKLIAGLNRDLSKIQEADVFVVVPPPIRGLGQSGGFQMMLEDRKNLGLEELQKAVDAVVQRANSEASLQGIASTFNTRSPQLFLDIDRVKTRSLQVPLTNVFETLRGYLGSSFANLFNKFNQVYQVYIQASDVHRIRSEDIKGLYTRNSQGDMVPLGSLLDVKFTTGPELITRYNLYPAAPIFGNAAPGVSSGEALGLMERRLSETVARGIGFDWTATSYQEKRVGNQAYFIYALSVTLVFMVLAALYESWTSPAAVILVVPMALVGVLIALMVRGFDNNLYTQIGLVLMIALASKNAILIVEFARDLHKEGMSAAEAAIEATSRRFRPIVMTSIAFILGVVPLLFASGAGAAGQQAIGTVVFGGMIASTVLAIPFVPVFYVATQRLSERVGRKKKEA
- a CDS encoding efflux RND transporter periplasmic adaptor subunit, with the protein product MTYPKSPWSHARLTLIWIIASILFIPSLPGCRKKAPPPPPPPSVSVALPEKRRVTDYLELTGTTQAVMTVQLQARVAGYLEKVFFQDGQPVKKNQLLFLIQQNTYRANLEQAEAAILQYRAQLEYGESQFLRYSALFLEKGASQQDVDNWRYQRDLARANLIAAEAKRDLARLDLAYTEVRAPFDGRVDRRLKDPGNLVGAGENTVLAALNQTDPMYAYFTISDGNLAKLMREARWSPGQTRSRTWPVYLGLPEETGYPHEGRLDFASISLTPTSGTLLLRAVFGNKSAQILPGLYGRLKIPVREIDALLVPEEAMGNDQQGAFVLVVGARNVVNRVAVKRGPAVGTMRVVEQGLSGKEWVVVRGTQKAIPGRHVTPEQTDSGQKASS